A genomic segment from Actinoplanes sichuanensis encodes:
- a CDS encoding Ig-like domain-containing protein, with product MPRAVLRSRTRQVITAITTMALVVTFGLAVSSKDAQAAITNPFTTRYSVNTNGSILITGNTNMQCPTSAATCAHARAGINDNNGTETLNNNGYVMGYTDVDGSTDTFNDSEATVSMPTGSRVLFAGLYWSADTSAGTGGAVARNAARKRIVRFGVPGSALASVTATTNYEPTGLTTYQQFADVTALVSGAGNGTYRVADIEAGTGNDRYAGWSLVIAYYHADEPMHSLRVYDGYGVVSSNSASVDITVSGIQTPQTGAFYTAIGTVVYEGDYGKVGDALKLNGVSMTDAENPVTNFFNSSVSSGGVPNTARNPNAKNLMGIDADQFDATGRLANNDTSAALQLTTVGDTFYPGAITFTTALFAPDLDTTTTVADLNSGDLNPGDTVEYRIAIRNEGSDGAKNAVLTDAVPTGLTYVPGSMTVAGSPVADSTAPLAFHLPNLAAGGTTQVTFRARVNEATAPGTSIVNVPTMAYVGASTGLVLNGIGDTSTVTVKRPRVDLVAHLTVTPSVVNRASAPATVSYTASARNDGESLEPLPVATVDLPAGVTPGAMPNGCSAVSRRVTCALTPIAPTTSASATFPAIVDDSAANTVSAELGVTGVGDDATPADNTDRVSLALNSSPKAIGGSTTTGNGSSVIIRVGDDVTDPDDSRTDLTITISTPPAHGTVVVNADQTITYTPDPGWRGDDTFVYRVTDANGASDTATISVGTANADPVAVADDTSTGPAAPVTIDVLANDTDPNGDTRTIESVTQPRAGAGTTRVSNGKVVYTPSATVKGQVTFTYTISDGHGGTATGDVTVTVANGPPVAADDTGNVAYRGTTTLDVLANDTDPNGDPLTISAVTTPDRGTAQITSGKIVYTAPTGFSGTAKFTYTIRDDSGHSATGTVEVAVGNAAPLAAAESANTGHATPVVIDPAGHSSDPNGDTLTVTGTTTPAHGSVVLNGDGTLTYTPDSGFRGTETFDYTVSDGRDSVTGTVTIAVANAVPVARPDSFTVSSNAPTSLDVLANDDDPNGDTLTVAIDSAPANGRASVVGGEISYQAQNGFHGTDTFRYSIDDGHGGTAHATVSVVAVDMPPLAHADAAGTGTDSPVTLNVLTNDVDPNGDALTMTATTAPAHGTLVTTADGGVTYTPATGYCGTDLFTYTVADPAGNTASASVVITVANVAPIALDDRFTVRSGVAARLAVLANDTDANTGQVLSVARAGAASHGTTTVVDGVLTYLATPGYAGIDTFGYELTDELGATDAAVVTVTVSAIPVALPDTVSTPAGSPVDIDVTANDSDPDGDRLTVSRATSPAHGHVTVTAGRIIEYRPQPAFHGTDTFDYTIEDTAGDAAIGKVTVVVGNATPIAVADIAAVESGKYVDVDVLANDSDPNVDQKPTVAEVGEPGHGTAAVSGDKIRYTPAKGFTGDDRFTYVVSDGAGATATGTVTVTVTDHRPVAVPDQRTTPYQRILTIPVLDNDVDPDGTLALVSVGTPGNGTAAVDGDQVVYTPAEGFSGVATFDYSTKDALGQSTGATVTVTVSPAPHAPNKEAETEPDKPVTIPLPTVDDNGIGITVTSVGQPKHGTVVLNPDGTFTYTPDKGFVGTDSFTYEAVDADGNRTTGTVTVTVAGVDAAPVAMKDRYTVVAGEALTFNPTSNDSDPNGGNLTILKISKPERGTATLTDLTVTYVAPTGFTGTETLAYTIQDVNGSTAQATIAIRITAAATVELPTTGSDLIPAVSAGVLAIAVGGVLILLTGERPGRHRAGKRRA from the coding sequence ATGCCCCGAGCCGTTCTGCGATCACGCACACGGCAGGTGATCACCGCGATCACCACCATGGCACTCGTGGTCACGTTCGGTCTCGCCGTCTCGTCGAAGGACGCGCAGGCGGCGATCACCAACCCGTTCACCACGCGCTACAGCGTCAACACGAACGGCTCGATCCTGATCACCGGCAACACCAACATGCAGTGCCCGACGTCGGCGGCGACGTGTGCGCACGCCCGGGCCGGGATCAATGACAACAACGGCACCGAGACGTTGAACAACAACGGTTACGTGATGGGCTACACCGACGTCGACGGCAGCACCGACACGTTCAACGACAGCGAGGCGACGGTCAGCATGCCGACCGGCAGCCGGGTGCTCTTCGCCGGGCTCTACTGGAGCGCGGACACCAGCGCCGGCACCGGCGGGGCGGTGGCCCGTAACGCCGCCCGCAAGCGCATCGTGCGGTTCGGGGTCCCCGGCAGCGCCCTCGCGAGCGTCACCGCGACCACCAACTACGAGCCGACCGGGTTGACCACGTATCAGCAGTTCGCGGACGTGACCGCGCTGGTCTCGGGCGCGGGCAACGGCACCTACCGGGTGGCCGACATCGAGGCCGGTACCGGCAACGACAGGTACGCCGGCTGGTCCCTGGTCATCGCGTACTACCACGCCGACGAACCGATGCACAGCCTGCGCGTCTACGACGGCTACGGCGTGGTCAGCAGCAACTCGGCCTCGGTGGACATCACCGTGTCCGGCATCCAGACACCGCAGACCGGGGCGTTCTACACGGCCATCGGCACGGTCGTCTACGAGGGCGACTACGGGAAGGTCGGTGACGCCCTCAAGCTGAACGGTGTCTCGATGACCGACGCCGAGAACCCGGTGACGAACTTCTTCAACAGCAGCGTCAGCTCCGGCGGTGTCCCCAACACCGCCCGCAACCCGAACGCGAAGAACCTGATGGGCATCGACGCCGACCAGTTCGACGCGACCGGGCGGCTGGCCAACAACGACACCTCGGCGGCGCTGCAACTGACCACCGTCGGTGACACGTTCTACCCGGGCGCGATCACCTTCACCACCGCGCTGTTCGCCCCCGACCTGGACACCACCACCACGGTGGCCGATCTGAACAGCGGCGACCTGAACCCCGGCGACACCGTCGAGTACCGGATCGCGATCCGCAACGAGGGCAGCGACGGTGCCAAGAACGCGGTCCTCACCGACGCGGTACCGACCGGCCTGACCTACGTGCCGGGTTCGATGACGGTGGCCGGGAGCCCGGTCGCCGACAGCACCGCCCCGCTCGCCTTCCACCTGCCGAACCTGGCCGCCGGCGGCACCACGCAGGTCACCTTCCGGGCCCGGGTGAACGAGGCCACCGCGCCCGGCACCTCGATCGTCAACGTGCCGACCATGGCCTACGTGGGCGCCAGCACCGGACTGGTGCTGAACGGTATCGGCGACACCTCCACGGTGACCGTGAAGCGGCCCCGGGTCGACCTGGTCGCCCACCTGACCGTCACGCCGTCCGTGGTGAACCGGGCCTCGGCCCCGGCGACCGTCTCCTACACCGCCTCGGCCCGCAACGACGGCGAGAGCCTCGAACCGCTGCCGGTCGCCACCGTCGACCTGCCGGCCGGGGTGACCCCGGGTGCGATGCCGAACGGCTGCTCGGCCGTGAGCCGCCGGGTGACCTGCGCGCTCACCCCGATCGCGCCGACCACCAGCGCCTCGGCGACCTTCCCGGCCATCGTGGACGACAGCGCCGCGAACACGGTCTCGGCCGAGCTCGGCGTGACCGGCGTGGGCGACGACGCCACCCCGGCCGACAACACCGACCGGGTGAGCCTGGCCCTGAACTCGTCGCCCAAGGCGATCGGCGGTTCGACGACCACCGGGAACGGCTCGTCGGTGATCATCCGGGTCGGGGACGACGTCACCGACCCGGACGACAGCCGGACCGACCTCACCATCACGATCAGCACCCCGCCGGCCCACGGCACGGTGGTGGTGAACGCCGACCAGACGATCACCTACACACCGGACCCGGGCTGGCGCGGCGACGACACCTTCGTCTATCGGGTGACCGACGCGAACGGCGCCTCGGACACCGCCACGATCAGCGTCGGAACGGCGAACGCCGACCCGGTCGCGGTGGCCGACGACACCTCGACCGGACCGGCCGCGCCGGTCACGATCGACGTGCTCGCCAACGACACCGACCCCAACGGCGACACTCGTACGATCGAGTCGGTGACTCAGCCGCGAGCCGGCGCCGGAACGACCCGGGTGAGCAACGGCAAGGTGGTCTACACCCCGTCGGCCACCGTCAAGGGCCAGGTGACCTTCACCTACACCATCTCGGACGGCCACGGCGGCACCGCCACCGGCGATGTCACGGTGACCGTCGCCAACGGTCCGCCGGTCGCCGCCGACGACACCGGCAACGTCGCCTACCGCGGCACCACGACCCTCGACGTGCTGGCCAACGACACCGACCCGAACGGGGACCCGCTCACCATCAGCGCGGTGACCACTCCGGACCGGGGGACCGCCCAGATCACCAGTGGAAAGATCGTCTACACCGCGCCGACCGGCTTCTCCGGGACCGCGAAGTTCACCTACACCATCCGGGACGACAGCGGGCACTCCGCGACCGGCACGGTGGAGGTGGCGGTCGGCAACGCCGCGCCACTGGCCGCGGCCGAGTCGGCGAACACCGGACACGCCACCCCCGTGGTGATCGACCCGGCCGGCCACTCCTCCGACCCGAACGGCGACACGCTGACCGTCACCGGTACCACCACCCCGGCGCACGGCAGTGTGGTGCTCAACGGCGACGGCACACTCACGTACACCCCGGACAGTGGGTTCCGTGGCACCGAGACCTTCGACTACACGGTCAGCGACGGCCGGGACAGCGTCACCGGCACCGTGACGATCGCCGTCGCCAACGCGGTGCCGGTCGCCCGGCCGGACTCCTTCACCGTGTCCTCGAACGCGCCGACCTCGCTCGACGTGCTCGCCAACGACGACGACCCGAACGGTGACACGCTGACCGTCGCCATCGACTCGGCACCGGCGAACGGCCGTGCGTCGGTGGTCGGCGGCGAGATCAGCTACCAGGCTCAGAACGGGTTCCACGGTACCGACACGTTCCGCTACTCGATCGACGACGGCCACGGCGGCACCGCCCACGCGACCGTCTCGGTGGTCGCCGTCGACATGCCGCCGCTGGCTCACGCGGACGCGGCGGGCACCGGCACGGACAGCCCGGTGACGCTGAACGTCCTGACCAACGACGTCGACCCGAACGGCGACGCGTTGACCATGACGGCCACCACCGCGCCGGCCCACGGGACGCTCGTCACCACCGCGGACGGCGGAGTCACGTACACCCCGGCCACCGGATACTGCGGGACCGACCTGTTCACGTACACCGTCGCCGACCCGGCCGGGAACACCGCCTCGGCGTCGGTCGTGATCACCGTGGCCAACGTGGCGCCGATCGCGCTCGACGACCGGTTCACGGTGCGCTCCGGGGTGGCCGCCCGGCTGGCCGTGCTCGCCAACGACACCGACGCCAACACCGGCCAGGTGTTGAGCGTGGCACGGGCCGGAGCGGCGTCGCACGGCACGACCACGGTCGTCGACGGTGTCCTCACCTACCTGGCGACCCCCGGTTACGCCGGGATCGACACCTTCGGTTACGAGCTCACCGACGAGCTCGGGGCCACCGACGCGGCAGTGGTCACCGTGACGGTCTCGGCGATCCCGGTGGCGCTCCCGGACACCGTCTCGACGCCGGCCGGCAGCCCGGTCGACATCGACGTCACGGCCAACGACAGTGACCCGGACGGCGATCGGCTGACCGTCTCCCGGGCGACGTCACCGGCGCACGGCCACGTGACGGTCACCGCCGGCCGCATCATCGAGTACCGGCCGCAGCCGGCCTTCCACGGCACCGACACGTTCGACTACACCATCGAGGACACCGCCGGCGACGCCGCGATCGGCAAGGTCACCGTCGTGGTGGGCAACGCCACCCCGATCGCGGTGGCCGACATCGCCGCGGTGGAGAGCGGCAAGTACGTCGACGTGGACGTGCTCGCCAACGACAGCGACCCGAACGTCGACCAGAAACCGACCGTCGCCGAGGTCGGCGAGCCCGGCCACGGCACGGCCGCCGTCTCCGGCGACAAGATCCGGTACACCCCGGCGAAGGGCTTCACCGGCGACGACAGGTTCACCTACGTGGTGAGCGACGGTGCGGGCGCCACGGCGACGGGCACCGTGACGGTGACCGTGACCGACCACCGGCCGGTCGCCGTGCCGGACCAGCGGACCACCCCGTACCAGCGGATCCTCACCATCCCGGTGTTGGACAACGACGTCGACCCGGACGGCACGCTGGCCCTCGTCTCGGTCGGCACCCCCGGCAACGGCACCGCGGCGGTCGACGGCGACCAGGTCGTCTACACGCCGGCCGAGGGCTTCTCCGGAGTCGCCACCTTCGACTACTCGACCAAGGACGCCCTCGGGCAGAGCACCGGCGCCACGGTGACGGTGACCGTCTCCCCCGCGCCGCACGCCCCGAACAAGGAGGCGGAGACCGAACCGGACAAGCCGGTCACCATCCCCCTGCCGACCGTCGACGACAACGGCATCGGCATCACGGTGACCTCGGTCGGGCAGCCGAAACACGGAACCGTCGTGCTGAACCCGGACGGAACGTTCACCTACACCCCGGACAAGGGTTTCGTGGGCACCGACTCGTTCACCTACGAGGCCGTGGACGCCGACGGCAACCGCACCACCGGCACCGTCACGGTGACCGTGGCCGGCGTCGACGCGGCACCGGTCGCGATGAAGGACCGGTACACGGTCGTGGCGGGTGAGGCGCTCACCTTCAACCCGACGTCGAACGACAGCGATCCGAACGGCGGCAACCTCACCATCCTCAAGATCAGCAAGCCGGAGCGCGGCACGGCGACCCTGACCGACCTGACCGTGACCTATGTGGCACCCACCGGCTTCACCGGCACGGAGACGCTGGCCTACACGATTCAGGACGTGAACGGGAGCACCGCACAGGCGACGATCGCCATCCGGATCACCGCCGCCGCCACGGTGGAACTGCCGACGACCGGTTCCGACCTGATCCCGGCCGTCTCCGCGGGTGTCCTCGCGATAGCCGTCGGCGGGGTGCTGATCCTGCTCACCGGCGAACGGCCGGGCCGGCACCGGGCCGGAAAGCGCCGGGCCTGA
- a CDS encoding glycerol-3-phosphate dehydrogenase/oxidase — translation MRDPSVSRYAAGRLSPIRRTADLRRLRDEQFDVLVIGGGVTGAGAAVDAASRGLKVALVEARDFAAGTSSRSSKLIHGGLRYLEQLELHLVHEALTERGLLATRLAPHLVRPVPILVPLPSAGLPKRAWQRGYYGLGVAAYDAFAGIFGSGRGMPLHRHLTRDGARHLFPSLRADKIAGAIRYFDGQVDDARLVVNLARTAASLGAAVATSARVVGFVREARQVVGVRVRDLEAPDQEPFEVRARTVVAATGVWSDDMSQMLTDVGVRPGFRVRASKGVHLVVPRSAITGEAGLILRTATSVLFVIPWGGHWIIGTTDTDWQLDRAHPAASARDIRYLLDQVNAVLDRPLTTDDIEGVYAGLRPLLSGEADSTSKLSREHAVVEPMLGLMLVAGGKYTTYRVMAADVVDRAVRRLGDPVGESRTDELPLLGADGYAAAWRDRHDIARRHGVTAGVVEHLLERYGTLTVHLLVMMAAQPELAVPLAGAPEYLAAEVAYAALAEGALHLDDVLTRRTRISIETAHRGAESAEHAAQIMGDALGWDATVRQKEVEHYLARVTAERQSQTMPDDATADAARIGVPDVRGLAADRRMPLLEIEL, via the coding sequence GTGCGTGATCCCTCCGTCTCCCGATACGCGGCCGGCCGTCTCTCTCCGATCCGTCGCACGGCCGACCTGCGGCGGCTGCGTGACGAACAGTTCGACGTCCTGGTGATCGGTGGCGGGGTCACCGGCGCCGGCGCCGCCGTCGACGCGGCCTCCCGGGGCCTGAAAGTGGCCCTGGTCGAGGCCCGCGACTTCGCCGCCGGCACCTCCAGCCGGTCCAGCAAGCTGATCCACGGCGGCCTGCGCTACCTGGAGCAGTTGGAGCTGCACCTGGTGCACGAGGCCCTGACCGAGCGCGGCCTGCTGGCCACCCGGCTCGCCCCGCACCTGGTGCGCCCGGTGCCGATCCTGGTTCCGCTGCCCAGCGCGGGCCTGCCGAAACGGGCCTGGCAGCGTGGCTACTACGGGCTCGGCGTGGCCGCCTACGACGCGTTCGCCGGGATCTTCGGCTCCGGCCGGGGCATGCCCCTGCACCGGCACCTGACCCGGGACGGCGCCCGGCACCTGTTCCCGAGCCTGCGCGCCGACAAGATCGCCGGCGCGATCCGCTACTTCGACGGCCAGGTCGACGACGCCCGTCTGGTGGTCAACCTGGCCCGGACCGCGGCCAGCCTGGGGGCGGCCGTCGCCACCAGCGCCCGCGTGGTCGGCTTCGTCCGCGAGGCCCGGCAGGTGGTCGGCGTCCGCGTGCGCGACCTGGAGGCCCCGGATCAGGAGCCCTTCGAGGTACGGGCACGCACCGTGGTCGCCGCGACCGGGGTGTGGAGCGACGACATGTCGCAGATGCTCACCGACGTCGGGGTGCGTCCCGGCTTCCGGGTGCGGGCCTCCAAGGGCGTGCACCTGGTGGTGCCCCGCTCGGCGATCACCGGCGAGGCCGGGCTGATCCTGCGGACCGCGACGAGTGTGCTCTTCGTGATCCCGTGGGGCGGCCACTGGATCATCGGCACCACCGACACCGACTGGCAGCTCGACCGGGCCCACCCGGCGGCCTCCGCACGTGACATCCGCTACCTGCTGGATCAGGTCAACGCGGTGCTGGACCGGCCGCTCACCACCGACGACATCGAGGGTGTCTACGCCGGTCTGCGGCCGCTGCTCTCCGGCGAGGCCGACTCCACCTCCAAGCTGTCCCGCGAGCACGCGGTGGTCGAGCCGATGCTCGGCCTGATGCTGGTCGCCGGTGGGAAGTACACGACGTACCGGGTGATGGCGGCCGACGTCGTCGACCGTGCGGTCCGCCGCCTCGGCGACCCGGTCGGCGAGTCCCGTACCGACGAGTTGCCGCTGCTCGGCGCGGACGGCTACGCCGCCGCCTGGCGCGACAGGCACGACATCGCCCGGCGGCACGGCGTCACCGCGGGCGTCGTCGAGCATCTCCTGGAGCGGTACGGAACGCTGACCGTCCACCTGCTGGTGATGATGGCCGCCCAACCCGAGCTCGCCGTCCCGCTCGCCGGTGCCCCGGAGTATCTGGCGGCCGAGGTGGCGTACGCGGCGCTCGCCGAAGGCGCCCTGCATCTCGACGACGTGCTCACCAGGCGGACCCGGATCTCGATCGAGACCGCCCACCGGGGCGCCGAGTCGGCCGAGCACGCCGCCCAGATCATGGGCGACGCCCTCGGGTGGGACGCCACGGTCCGGCAGAAGGAGGTCGAGCACTACCTGGCTCGGGTCACCGCCGAGCGGCAGTCGCAGACCATGCCCGACGACGCGACCGCCGACGCCGCCCGGATCGGGGTGCCGGACGTGCGCGGCCTGGCCGCCGACCGGAGGATGCCGCTGCTCGAGATCGAGCTTTGA
- a CDS encoding DUF4031 domain-containing protein — translation MILVDEPRWPGRGHLWSHLVSDVSYAELHAFAEMLGVPRRGFDRDHYDIPEARFRSALWLGATLLPSRDLTARLRASGLRRPKHLVRPALPVRS, via the coding sequence TTGATCCTCGTCGACGAGCCCCGCTGGCCGGGGCGTGGCCACCTGTGGTCGCACCTGGTCAGCGACGTCTCGTACGCCGAACTGCACGCCTTCGCGGAGATGCTGGGCGTGCCCCGGCGCGGGTTCGACCGGGACCACTACGACATCCCGGAGGCCCGGTTCCGCAGCGCGCTGTGGCTCGGCGCCACTCTGCTGCCGTCCCGCGACCTCACCGCCCGGCTTCGCGCCTCCGGCCTGCGCCGCCCGAAACACCTGGTCAGGCCAGCTCTTCCAGTTCGGTCTTGA
- a CDS encoding HD domain-containing protein — protein MTSLTDAFRSAARGAGATASDTDLDAAASYLLGRWSEPQRHYHDVTHLESVLEVIDRFAHLTPHPDRVRLAAWLHDAVYDPRALGDANERDSAEFAAGLLQSLGAPDEVSAEVARLVNLTAGHATEDDDPDGELLCDADLSILAADPERYIRYTSAIRREYAHVPDDAFRAGRSRVLTELLNLPSIYRLAPIHEQCEERARVNLKTELEELA, from the coding sequence GTGACATCACTGACCGATGCTTTCCGGTCCGCGGCCCGGGGCGCCGGCGCCACCGCGAGCGACACCGACCTGGACGCCGCCGCGTCGTACCTGCTGGGCCGCTGGAGCGAGCCGCAACGCCACTACCACGACGTGACCCACCTCGAGTCGGTGCTCGAGGTGATCGATCGCTTCGCTCACCTCACCCCCCATCCCGATCGGGTACGGCTGGCCGCCTGGCTGCACGACGCGGTCTACGACCCGCGTGCCCTGGGTGACGCGAACGAGCGGGACAGCGCCGAGTTCGCGGCCGGCCTGCTGCAGAGCCTGGGCGCCCCGGACGAGGTGTCGGCTGAGGTGGCCCGCCTGGTGAACCTGACCGCCGGGCACGCCACCGAGGACGACGACCCGGACGGCGAGTTGCTCTGCGACGCGGACCTGTCGATCCTCGCCGCCGACCCGGAGCGTTACATCAGGTACACGAGCGCGATCCGCCGGGAGTACGCGCACGTGCCTGATGACGCGTTCCGGGCCGGCCGTTCCCGGGTGCTCACCGAGCTGCTGAACCTGCCGTCGATCTACCGCCTGGCGCCGATCCACGAGCAGTGCGAGGAACGCGCTCGCGTCAACCTCAAGACCGAACTGGAAGAGCTGGCCTGA
- a CDS encoding FUSC family protein, whose product MIGRLAAALSRGRAGLMLAVQAGLAAGLAWFVAHDLFGRPMPFFAPIAAVIALGSSVGQRLRRTSELVIGVAAGIGLGDGIILLIGAGPIQIGVIVLLAVLLATAVGGGAPLIVQSASSAVLVATLTSTTGQPWTRFLDALVGGGIALVVMTVLLPLNPLTVVRRSADPALRAFTGGLYDAAAGLADADAEVVRVAVERLRAAEGTFAAFSAAIDAARENVAFAPARWRARGALAQYVDGAAQLTYALRNVRVLLRRAQTAIEDREPIPEVLPVSVRHLGDAVELLRQEWDRGDEPVAAREQALRAVAESGRAYQAGVGYSGGVVVAQTRTAVADLLRATGIEYAEATRRVRDAIGWRGRPHGTRRKPGRSGSMPS is encoded by the coding sequence ATGATCGGTCGGTTGGCCGCCGCGCTGTCCCGGGGCCGGGCGGGGCTGATGCTCGCCGTCCAGGCCGGGCTGGCCGCCGGTCTCGCCTGGTTCGTGGCGCACGACCTGTTCGGCCGCCCGATGCCGTTCTTCGCGCCGATCGCCGCGGTGATCGCGCTCGGCTCCTCGGTCGGGCAGCGGCTACGGCGTACCTCCGAGCTGGTCATCGGGGTCGCCGCCGGGATCGGCCTGGGTGACGGGATCATCCTGCTGATCGGTGCCGGCCCGATCCAGATCGGCGTGATCGTGCTGCTCGCGGTGCTGCTGGCCACCGCGGTCGGCGGCGGGGCGCCACTGATCGTGCAGTCCGCCTCCTCGGCCGTGCTGGTCGCCACCCTGACCTCGACCACCGGCCAGCCCTGGACGCGCTTCCTGGACGCTCTGGTGGGCGGCGGGATCGCCCTCGTCGTGATGACCGTGCTCCTGCCGCTCAACCCGCTCACCGTGGTCCGCCGGTCGGCCGATCCGGCGTTGCGGGCGTTCACCGGCGGGTTGTACGACGCGGCCGCGGGCCTGGCCGACGCCGACGCCGAGGTGGTGCGGGTCGCGGTCGAGCGGCTGCGGGCGGCCGAGGGTACCTTCGCGGCGTTCAGCGCGGCCATCGACGCGGCCCGGGAGAACGTGGCGTTCGCGCCGGCCCGGTGGCGGGCCCGAGGCGCCCTCGCCCAGTACGTGGACGGTGCCGCCCAGCTCACCTACGCGCTGCGCAACGTGCGGGTGCTGCTGCGCCGGGCCCAGACCGCGATCGAGGACCGGGAGCCGATCCCGGAGGTGCTGCCGGTCTCGGTGCGTCACCTCGGCGACGCGGTCGAGCTGCTCCGCCAGGAGTGGGACCGCGGTGACGAGCCGGTCGCCGCCCGGGAGCAGGCGCTGCGCGCGGTCGCCGAGTCGGGGCGCGCCTACCAGGCCGGGGTCGGCTACTCCGGAGGCGTGGTGGTGGCACAGACCCGGACCGCGGTGGCCGATCTGCTGCGCGCGACCGGGATCGAATACGCCGAGGCGACCCGTCGGGTACGTGACGCGATCGGCTGGCGGGGGCGGCCGCACGGGACGCGCCGTAAGCCGGGCCGGTCCGGATCGATGCCTTCGTGA